From the genome of Hyalangium gracile, one region includes:
- a CDS encoding efflux RND transporter periplasmic adaptor subunit, whose protein sequence is MKWWKAVIAGVLFLGAAAITAGGLKDRPPPTVEVQVSKARKGTITRTITGAGKVQAATTVKISSNLSGDLVALMVKDGDRVTKGQVLGKIDRRRFEASVNQARAAQSAAKAEVQVSEVEAQRSAAEYGRVEGLVAKGLASAAELEQIKAARDTAEARVAAARQRYAQASAVYDEAASNLANTTLTSPIDGNVIELSREVGERVRGSDFSEDVVMTIAALSAMEVRIEVGEHEVVHLKPGQPAEVAVDALEGDTFQGSVVEIAQKALIKNPGTEAEVTTFPVTVALDSRPPGVLPGMSAEVRISSETHNDAVLVPIQAVTVRSEKTLPDYKPPVEGGLTVKRKTESLAKVVFVVDADNKAQVRRVRTGIASDTELEILEGLQDGDRIVEGPYRTLSKELSHGATVSEPKPGGPGGMKGGGKS, encoded by the coding sequence ATGAAGTGGTGGAAGGCAGTCATCGCTGGCGTGCTGTTCCTGGGGGCAGCGGCCATCACGGCGGGCGGGCTGAAGGATCGGCCTCCGCCGACGGTCGAGGTCCAGGTGTCCAAGGCCCGCAAGGGCACCATCACCCGCACCATCACCGGCGCGGGCAAGGTGCAGGCGGCCACCACCGTGAAGATCTCCTCCAACCTCTCTGGCGACCTGGTGGCGCTGATGGTGAAGGATGGCGATCGGGTGACGAAGGGGCAGGTGCTGGGGAAGATCGATCGCCGGCGCTTCGAGGCCTCGGTGAACCAGGCGCGCGCCGCGCAGAGCGCCGCGAAGGCGGAGGTCCAGGTCTCCGAGGTGGAGGCCCAGCGCAGCGCCGCCGAGTACGGCCGCGTCGAGGGGCTGGTGGCCAAGGGGCTGGCGTCCGCCGCGGAGCTGGAGCAGATCAAGGCCGCCAGGGACACCGCCGAGGCGCGCGTGGCCGCGGCCCGGCAGCGCTACGCGCAGGCCTCCGCCGTCTACGACGAGGCGGCCAGCAACCTGGCCAACACCACCCTCACCTCGCCCATCGACGGCAACGTCATCGAGCTGTCTCGCGAGGTGGGTGAGCGCGTGCGTGGCTCGGACTTCTCCGAGGACGTGGTGATGACCATCGCCGCGCTGAGCGCCATGGAGGTGAGGATCGAGGTGGGCGAGCACGAGGTGGTGCACCTCAAGCCCGGCCAGCCCGCCGAGGTCGCCGTGGACGCGCTGGAGGGCGACACCTTCCAGGGCTCGGTGGTGGAGATCGCCCAGAAGGCCCTCATCAAGAACCCGGGCACGGAGGCGGAGGTGACGACGTTCCCCGTCACCGTGGCGCTGGACTCGCGGCCCCCCGGCGTGCTCCCGGGCATGAGCGCGGAGGTGCGCATCTCCTCGGAGACGCACAACGACGCGGTGCTGGTCCCCATCCAGGCGGTGACGGTGCGCTCGGAGAAGACGCTGCCGGACTACAAGCCGCCCGTGGAGGGCGGGCTCACGGTGAAGCGCAAGACGGAGTCGCTGGCCAAGGTCGTCTTCGTGGTGGACGCGGACAACAAGGCGCAGGTGCGCCGCGTGCGCACCGGCATCGCCTCGGACACGGAGCTGGAGATCCTCGAGGGCCTGCAGGACGGGGACCGCATCGTCGAGGGCCCCTACCGCACGCTCTCCAAGGAGCTGAGCCACGGCGCCACCGTCAGCGAGCCCAAGCCGGGCGGCCCCGGGGGAATGAAGGGTGGGGGCAAGTCGTGA
- a CDS encoding GTP cyclohydrolase I, with the protein MKDVSPGEQAPSASRDTATGSRDLSAASTEELIRELLLRLGEDPSREGLARTPERVRKSLQWLTSGSMLQPAVVVGEAIFQSDRQRREELLRLVRP; encoded by the coding sequence ATGAAGGACGTTTCCCCAGGGGAGCAGGCGCCGTCGGCCTCGCGGGACACCGCCACGGGTTCCCGAGACCTGAGCGCCGCCAGCACGGAGGAGCTGATTCGCGAGCTGCTCCTGCGGCTCGGAGAGGATCCCTCCCGCGAGGGCCTGGCCCGGACACCGGAGCGCGTGCGCAAGAGCCTGCAGTGGCTCACGTCCGGCAGCATGCTCCAGCCCGCCGTGGTCGTCGGCGAGGCCATCTTCCAGTCGGACAGGCAGCGGCGCGAGGAGCTCCTGCGGCTGGTCCGCCCCTGA
- a CDS encoding TolC family protein, with product MKPLMLAALLAAAPQAPQDAPATPATPATPAASAQPAPQVMPALGTVPITLAEVRAQGRKNTQSLLALLDVTRGEQDIRIARSALLPRLSLSANAGGSYTGTSRILTPVQDPDTGQLVQVPGEIPASTTRSYDLSATLTQVIYDRARWKQLEQSGATAEALRGQAVDQADAAELEAVNRFYALYRSQATIQVLAATVRRSEEQLERARALFQAGRVGRGEELSALVNLGNDRITLLQRRGQLVQDQSQLAIWLAQPGTTPLLAQDPGILTLEPEPVPSLDAALAEARDRRPLVRALQAQVRAAELARDVAFSAYLPRLLAQGSFTRQGSSTRQEFEGTVLTAPRSQTAVAGGVGLQWDIFDGFATPAQVARAAASQRTAELNLAQVERELDGAVRVSIEALAANIDATRLAAENRQAALQSLALAEERFKAGAGSTLEVRDAQLNLTRAELTYLENRVDVEIARYSLMRAMGTLSPGETK from the coding sequence ATGAAGCCCCTGATGCTCGCCGCGCTGCTCGCCGCCGCTCCCCAGGCTCCGCAGGACGCCCCGGCCACTCCGGCCACTCCGGCCACTCCGGCCGCCAGCGCCCAGCCCGCCCCGCAGGTGATGCCCGCCCTGGGCACCGTCCCCATCACCCTGGCCGAGGTGCGCGCCCAGGGCCGGAAGAACACCCAGTCCCTGCTGGCCCTGCTCGATGTGACGCGCGGCGAGCAGGACATCCGCATCGCCCGGTCGGCCCTGCTGCCGCGGCTGAGCCTCTCCGCCAACGCGGGAGGCTCCTACACGGGCACCTCGCGCATCCTCACCCCCGTGCAGGATCCCGACACGGGCCAGCTCGTGCAGGTGCCTGGAGAGATCCCCGCGTCGACGACCCGGAGCTACGATCTCTCGGCCACCCTGACGCAGGTCATCTATGACCGGGCGCGCTGGAAGCAGCTCGAGCAGAGTGGCGCGACGGCGGAGGCGCTGCGCGGCCAGGCCGTGGACCAGGCGGATGCCGCCGAGCTGGAGGCCGTCAACCGCTTCTACGCGCTCTACCGCTCCCAGGCCACCATCCAGGTGCTGGCGGCCACCGTGCGGCGCAGCGAGGAGCAGCTCGAGCGCGCCCGGGCGCTCTTCCAGGCCGGTCGCGTGGGCCGAGGCGAGGAGCTGTCCGCCCTGGTGAACCTGGGCAACGATCGCATCACCCTGCTGCAGCGCCGCGGGCAGCTCGTGCAGGACCAGTCCCAGCTGGCCATCTGGCTGGCCCAGCCTGGCACCACGCCGCTGCTGGCCCAGGATCCCGGCATCCTCACCCTGGAGCCCGAGCCCGTGCCCTCCCTGGATGCCGCGCTCGCCGAGGCGCGCGATCGCCGCCCCCTCGTTCGCGCGCTCCAGGCGCAGGTGCGCGCCGCGGAGCTGGCCCGGGACGTCGCCTTCTCAGCCTACCTCCCGCGGCTGCTGGCCCAGGGCTCCTTTACCCGCCAGGGCTCCTCCACCCGCCAGGAGTTCGAGGGCACCGTCCTCACGGCGCCGCGCAGCCAGACAGCGGTGGCCGGCGGGGTGGGGCTGCAGTGGGACATCTTCGACGGCTTCGCCACCCCGGCCCAGGTGGCCCGGGCGGCGGCCTCGCAGCGGACCGCGGAGCTGAACCTGGCCCAGGTCGAGCGCGAGCTGGATGGCGCGGTGCGCGTCTCCATCGAGGCGCTGGCGGCCAACATCGACGCGACGCGGCTGGCGGCCGAGAACCGTCAGGCCGCGCTCCAGAGCCTGGCCCTCGCCGAGGAGCGCTTCAAGGCGGGCGCGGGCTCGACGCTCGAGGTGCGTGACGCGCAGCTCAACCTCACTCGCGCGGAGCTCACCTACCTGGAGAACCGAGTGGACGTGGAGATTGCCCGCTATTCGTTGATGCGGGCCATGGGCACCCTGAGCCCGGGAGAGACGAAATGA
- a CDS encoding ABC transporter permease → MSVFRVDVLEGARIALFSLRANRMRTVLTTVGIGIGVATLLAIVGIIQGLNSSFDKQLATIGANTLFVSKFPWVMSGDWWVYRNRKNFTLPQVEQIRAQSSYVTAISPIVGRAADVAHGSEQLSTVGVNGVKSEYLVISGYEVVQGRFITEADDETTRPVAVLGADVASGLFPNISPIGQTIRIENRPFQVVGTLSRKGKLLDNNQDLVVMLPFKTFYAVFGKQRPFSISMAVTSAEDVKKAEDQLVGIMRRLRGTPPGEPDDFAINRPEMLANTYQQLTGALYGVAVGVGLITLLVGGIGIMNIMLVSVRERTREIGIRRALGARKRTIVVQFLMEASAVSAVGGALGTLVGLGLAKVVSLITPLAADVQVLTVVGGVGFAAVVGLLFGIWPAARAANLDPVEALRYE, encoded by the coding sequence ATGAGCGTCTTCCGCGTGGACGTGCTGGAGGGCGCGCGCATCGCGCTCTTCTCCCTGAGGGCCAACCGGATGCGCACCGTGCTCACCACGGTGGGCATCGGCATCGGCGTGGCCACGCTGCTGGCCATCGTCGGCATCATCCAGGGGCTCAACTCCTCCTTCGACAAGCAGCTGGCCACCATCGGCGCCAACACCCTCTTCGTGTCCAAGTTCCCCTGGGTGATGAGCGGTGACTGGTGGGTGTACCGCAACCGCAAGAACTTCACCCTGCCGCAGGTGGAGCAGATCCGCGCCCAGTCCAGCTATGTCACCGCCATCTCGCCCATCGTGGGGCGCGCGGCGGACGTGGCCCACGGCTCGGAGCAGCTGTCCACCGTGGGCGTCAACGGGGTGAAGAGCGAGTACCTGGTCATCTCCGGCTATGAGGTGGTCCAGGGCCGCTTCATCACCGAGGCGGATGACGAGACGACTCGCCCCGTGGCGGTGCTCGGCGCGGACGTGGCCTCGGGGCTCTTCCCCAACATCAGCCCCATCGGGCAGACGATCCGCATCGAGAACCGGCCCTTCCAGGTGGTGGGCACGCTGTCGCGCAAGGGCAAGCTCCTGGACAACAACCAGGATCTCGTCGTGATGCTGCCCTTCAAGACGTTCTACGCGGTGTTCGGCAAGCAGCGCCCCTTCAGCATCTCCATGGCGGTGACCAGCGCGGAGGACGTGAAGAAGGCGGAGGATCAGCTCGTGGGCATCATGCGGCGCCTGCGAGGCACGCCCCCCGGCGAGCCGGACGACTTCGCCATCAACCGGCCGGAGATGCTGGCCAACACCTATCAGCAGCTCACCGGCGCGCTCTACGGCGTGGCGGTGGGCGTGGGCCTCATCACCCTGCTGGTGGGTGGTATCGGCATCATGAACATCATGCTCGTGTCCGTGCGCGAGCGGACGCGCGAGATCGGCATCCGCCGGGCGCTGGGGGCGCGCAAGCGGACCATCGTCGTCCAGTTCCTCATGGAGGCCTCGGCCGTGTCCGCGGTGGGCGGGGCGCTGGGCACCCTGGTGGGCCTGGGCCTGGCCAAGGTGGTGTCGCTCATCACCCCGCTGGCGGCGGACGTGCAGGTGCTCACCGTGGTGGGCGGCGTGGGCTTCGCGGCGGTGGTGGGGCTGCTGTTCGGCATCTGGCCGGCCGCGCGCGCGGCGAACCTCGATCCGGTGGAGGCGCTCCGCTACGAGTGA
- a CDS encoding SDR family NAD(P)-dependent oxidoreductase encodes METKQATGPTSHAQGGESTLAPGLRQVLITGGGRGIGQAVAEALLRAGGRVVVTGRRVERLEALASAWPGRAFALPCDLTSPTARTGLVARARDLLGGLDGFVASAGVVSHQPLGHIDESALREQLEVNLVAPLRLGEEALSVLEPGGGMVFISSNVAHRPIDTTAVYSASKAGVLSVMKSLAMAGAPRRIRANAVSPGAVDTDMVRELRLPPGAPEPSPAEREALLERQLSSLHQLHPLGRMGTPADVVQAVLHLLQAPWTTGSELVVDGGLLLRG; translated from the coding sequence ATGGAGACGAAGCAGGCAACGGGCCCCACTTCCCACGCACAGGGAGGAGAGTCCACGCTGGCTCCCGGACTCCGTCAGGTGCTCATCACGGGAGGAGGAAGAGGCATCGGGCAGGCCGTGGCCGAAGCACTCCTGCGGGCGGGCGGGCGCGTGGTCGTCACGGGCCGGCGCGTGGAACGGCTGGAGGCGCTCGCCTCCGCCTGGCCGGGACGCGCCTTCGCCCTGCCCTGCGATCTCACCTCGCCCACCGCGCGCACGGGGCTCGTCGCTCGCGCGAGGGATCTGCTGGGAGGGCTCGACGGGTTCGTCGCCTCGGCGGGGGTCGTCTCCCATCAGCCCCTGGGCCACATCGACGAGAGCGCCCTGCGCGAGCAGCTCGAGGTGAACCTCGTGGCGCCGCTGCGCCTGGGCGAGGAAGCCCTCTCCGTGCTCGAGCCCGGCGGGGGCATGGTCTTCATCTCCTCCAACGTGGCCCACCGCCCCATCGATACGACGGCCGTCTACAGCGCGTCCAAGGCGGGTGTCCTGAGCGTGATGAAGTCCCTGGCCATGGCCGGTGCGCCTCGCCGCATCCGCGCCAACGCCGTGAGCCCTGGCGCGGTGGACACCGACATGGTCCGCGAACTCCGGCTCCCACCGGGAGCCCCCGAGCCCTCTCCGGCCGAGCGGGAGGCGCTGCTCGAGCGCCAGCTGAGCTCGCTCCACCAGTTGCACCCGCTGGGCCGCATGGGGACCCCGGCGGACGTGGTGCAGGCCGTCCTGCACCTGCTGCAGGCCCCCTGGACGACAGGCTCCGAGCTCGTGGTGGACGGAGGGCTCCTGCTGCGCGGGTGA
- a CDS encoding YIP1 family protein, with the protein MGAAIEARRWVWPLLLLCFSVSLAGTAFALRWDAAPATIQRLEMSGEIGRYSESELADEIQTSARKALVGGIAKGVFAMPLQVLLLAAVLWFVAWLFGTPTAFGRLMTVAAIAMLPIALYHLIFAACAAAQYSMSLERVATLVPSSLAALGGLSPKLQKVLGAVDFFNLWSVGLLGLGFSSATGMRKSRALLLAVVLYVMFVGVFAIGLPAMGGGPGGSGGPGARGGR; encoded by the coding sequence ATGGGGGCTGCCATCGAGGCCCGCCGCTGGGTGTGGCCGCTGCTCCTCCTTTGCTTCTCCGTGTCCCTGGCCGGTACCGCCTTCGCCCTGCGCTGGGACGCGGCTCCGGCCACCATCCAGCGCCTGGAGATGAGCGGGGAGATCGGCCGGTACTCCGAGAGCGAGCTCGCCGACGAGATCCAGACCTCCGCGCGCAAGGCCCTGGTGGGAGGCATCGCCAAGGGCGTGTTCGCCATGCCGCTGCAGGTGCTGCTGCTGGCCGCCGTGCTCTGGTTCGTCGCGTGGCTGTTCGGCACGCCCACGGCCTTCGGGCGCCTGATGACGGTGGCCGCCATCGCCATGCTGCCCATCGCCCTGTACCACCTCATCTTCGCTGCCTGCGCCGCGGCGCAGTACTCGATGAGCCTGGAGCGCGTGGCCACGCTGGTGCCCTCCAGCCTGGCGGCGCTCGGCGGGCTGTCCCCCAAGCTCCAGAAGGTGCTGGGCGCGGTGGACTTCTTCAACCTCTGGAGCGTGGGCCTGCTCGGGCTGGGGTTCTCCTCCGCCACGGGGATGCGCAAGAGCCGGGCCCTGCTGCTGGCCGTGGTGCTCTACGTCATGTTCGTGGGCGTCTTCGCCATCGGCCTGCCCGCCATGGGCGGTGGGCCCGGTGGCTCTGGTGGTCCGGGCGCGCGAGGTGGCCGATGA
- a CDS encoding ABC transporter permease — protein MRAFIDNLRLAFGTFLGNPLRSLLTLLGIVIGVTTVITMMALIEGLRIKVNRDLSQLGANTFMATKWPSGFGRFNWAKYARRPNLTLDDARAIQESCPSVGAVGPADDEGGQKVATSNEETRPSVRVVGATPEYPETSGVTLASGRFFTETEAVDGRNVAVVGVDVSEALFPGANPLNHEIRIKGRSFTVIGVLQRRGSFLGMMSMDNLVIMPLRTFQPLYGKNRSLDLNIQALEPTLVDKAQDEVSNLLRRRREVGPQEENNFEVVTNESMTQSFNQLSQVITIAGFGVCLLSLVVGGIGILNIMLVSVTERTKEIGIRKALGARKRRILGQFATEAIMLALVGGAIGVAVGFGLAFLGRWMLGFPTVVPPWAVALSLGMSSGVGLIFGIYPAYRAAKLDPVEAMRSE, from the coding sequence ATGCGAGCCTTCATCGACAACCTCCGGCTGGCCTTCGGGACGTTCCTGGGCAACCCGCTGCGCTCCCTGCTGACGCTGCTGGGCATCGTCATCGGCGTCACCACGGTCATCACGATGATGGCGCTCATCGAGGGCCTGCGCATCAAGGTGAACCGCGATCTGTCCCAGCTGGGGGCCAACACGTTCATGGCCACCAAGTGGCCCTCGGGGTTCGGGCGCTTCAACTGGGCGAAGTACGCCCGGCGACCGAACCTGACGCTGGACGACGCGCGCGCCATCCAGGAGTCGTGCCCTTCGGTGGGGGCTGTCGGCCCCGCGGATGACGAGGGCGGCCAGAAGGTGGCCACCTCCAACGAGGAGACGCGGCCCTCGGTGCGTGTCGTCGGAGCTACGCCCGAGTACCCGGAGACCAGCGGCGTCACCCTTGCTTCCGGGCGCTTCTTCACGGAGACGGAGGCGGTGGACGGGCGCAACGTGGCCGTGGTGGGCGTGGACGTGTCCGAGGCGCTCTTCCCCGGTGCGAATCCGCTCAACCACGAGATCCGCATCAAGGGGCGGAGCTTCACCGTCATCGGGGTGCTGCAGCGGCGCGGCAGCTTCCTGGGGATGATGAGCATGGACAACCTGGTCATCATGCCGCTGCGTACGTTCCAGCCCCTCTATGGGAAGAACCGCTCGCTGGATCTCAACATCCAGGCGCTCGAGCCCACGCTGGTGGACAAGGCGCAGGATGAGGTGTCGAACCTGCTGCGGCGCCGGCGCGAGGTGGGGCCCCAGGAGGAGAACAACTTCGAGGTCGTCACCAATGAGTCGATGACGCAGTCCTTCAACCAGCTCTCGCAGGTCATCACCATCGCGGGCTTCGGTGTGTGCCTGCTGTCGCTGGTGGTGGGCGGCATCGGCATCCTGAACATCATGTTGGTGTCGGTGACGGAGCGGACCAAGGAGATCGGCATCCGCAAGGCGCTGGGGGCACGCAAGCGGCGCATCCTGGGGCAGTTCGCCACCGAGGCGATCATGCTGGCGCTGGTGGGCGGAGCCATCGGGGTGGCGGTGGGCTTCGGCCTGGCGTTCCTGGGGCGGTGGATGCTGGGCTTCCCCACGGTGGTGCCTCCGTGGGCCGTGGCGCTGTCGCTGGGGATGAGCTCCGGCGTGGGCCTCATCTTCGGCATCTATCCGGCCTACCGCGCCGCGAAGCTGGATCCCGTGGAGGCGATGCGCTCGGAATGA
- a CDS encoding ABC transporter ATP-binding protein, with protein sequence MTTESAVGDGRLIQLHDITRVFSVGGEEVRALRGVSFGIAKGEWVAIIGQSGSGKTTLMNILGCLDTPSSGRYFLNGKDVSRMSDDELAVIRNKEIGFIFQTFQLLPKETAQANVELPLVYRGTPARERREKARAALEKVGLGHRMHHRPNELSGGQRQRVAIARALVAEPSMLLADEPTGNLDSATGEEIVKLFEELHRAGHTLVLVTHEPRLAARCPRAVRLSDGQVVADGPGREVAMAIHGLPLAQAAGGA encoded by the coding sequence GTGACGACGGAGAGTGCTGTCGGCGACGGCCGGCTCATCCAGCTCCATGACATCACCCGCGTCTTCAGCGTGGGCGGTGAGGAGGTGCGGGCGCTGCGCGGCGTCTCCTTCGGCATCGCCAAGGGCGAGTGGGTGGCCATCATCGGCCAGTCCGGCTCGGGGAAGACGACCCTGATGAACATCCTGGGGTGCCTGGACACGCCCAGCAGCGGCCGCTACTTCCTCAACGGCAAGGACGTCTCGCGCATGAGCGATGACGAGCTGGCGGTCATCCGCAACAAGGAGATCGGCTTCATCTTCCAGACCTTCCAGCTGCTGCCGAAGGAGACGGCGCAGGCCAACGTGGAGCTGCCGCTGGTGTACCGCGGGACGCCGGCGCGCGAGCGCCGCGAGAAGGCGAGGGCGGCGCTGGAGAAGGTGGGCCTGGGCCACCGCATGCACCACCGGCCCAACGAGCTGTCCGGCGGTCAGCGCCAGCGCGTGGCCATCGCCCGGGCGCTGGTGGCCGAGCCCTCCATGCTCCTGGCGGACGAGCCCACGGGCAACCTGGATTCGGCCACGGGCGAGGAGATCGTCAAGCTCTTCGAGGAGCTGCACCGGGCGGGGCACACGCTGGTGCTGGTGACGCACGAGCCCAGGCTGGCGGCGCGCTGCCCGCGCGCGGTGCGCCTGAGCGACGGGCAGGTGGTGGCGGACGGGCCCGGCCGCGAGGTTGCGATGGCCATTCACGGGCTGCCCCTGGCGCAGGCGGCGGGTGGGGCATGA
- a CDS encoding M28 family metallopeptidase produces the protein MAPWNASKHARLSALAVATLLLGSRAVQAQDSGPIDPARLSQSVKVLASDEFLGRAPGGPGEKKTLEYLIRRFQEAGLEPGGENGGWTQKVPLIRFQMGDKPTLRLTAGGKTTSPRQGQEVMVNTQRPVKRVKIDKAPLVFVGHGVSAAERDWDDFKGTDLRGKIAVFLINDPDFEAREGEAVRGKFGGQAATYYARWTYKFEEAARRGAIGALIVHETPGAGYGWSTVIAGNGQSFDIVRAQPDKEKVLMQGWLQRDAAVALFARSGLDLEKLKVEARKATFTPILLKGASLSADYGLTHTRADSHNVIGRLPGTKRPHESIMYAAHWDAYGLGPPDASGDEIRRGAVDDAIGLAGMIEIARAFQKGPRPERSLLFAAWTAEEPGLLGSEYYGAHPLQPLETLVANMTMDVLQTAGPSRDVVLVGHGQNDLEDELVKAAARQGRTVTPDARPERGLFYRADHFSLARRGVPVLLLMGLGGGHDLVNGGREAGDRWVAEYTARCYHQPCDAWSADWDLRGAAQDVQLLHEIGRELASSSRWPEWKPGSEFDAVRDRSAASRK, from the coding sequence CACCCTCCTGCTGGGCTCGAGGGCCGTGCAGGCACAGGACTCGGGTCCCATCGATCCGGCCCGGCTGTCGCAGAGCGTCAAGGTGCTCGCCTCCGACGAGTTCCTGGGCCGGGCGCCAGGCGGGCCGGGCGAGAAGAAGACCCTGGAGTACCTCATCCGTCGGTTCCAGGAGGCGGGGCTCGAGCCCGGCGGCGAGAACGGTGGCTGGACGCAGAAGGTCCCGCTGATCCGCTTCCAGATGGGAGACAAGCCCACCCTGAGGCTGACCGCTGGCGGCAAGACGACTTCGCCGCGGCAGGGCCAGGAGGTGATGGTCAACACCCAGCGGCCCGTGAAGCGCGTGAAGATAGACAAGGCCCCGCTGGTGTTCGTCGGCCACGGCGTCTCCGCGGCCGAGCGCGACTGGGATGACTTCAAGGGGACCGATCTACGGGGAAAGATCGCCGTCTTCCTGATCAACGATCCCGACTTCGAGGCCAGGGAAGGCGAGGCCGTCCGTGGGAAGTTTGGCGGACAGGCGGCCACGTACTACGCCCGCTGGACCTACAAGTTCGAGGAAGCAGCCCGGCGTGGCGCCATCGGAGCACTGATCGTCCACGAGACACCGGGCGCGGGCTATGGCTGGTCCACCGTCATCGCCGGCAACGGACAGAGCTTCGACATCGTCCGGGCCCAGCCAGACAAGGAGAAGGTCCTCATGCAGGGCTGGCTCCAGCGCGACGCCGCGGTCGCGCTCTTCGCCCGCTCGGGGTTGGACCTCGAGAAGCTGAAGGTCGAGGCGCGCAAGGCCACCTTCACCCCCATTCTCCTGAAGGGCGCCAGCCTCTCCGCCGACTACGGCCTGACCCATACGCGCGCTGACAGCCACAACGTGATTGGCCGCCTGCCAGGAACGAAGCGCCCCCATGAGTCGATCATGTACGCCGCCCACTGGGATGCCTATGGGCTGGGGCCGCCGGATGCCTCGGGCGACGAGATCCGCCGCGGCGCCGTGGATGACGCCATCGGCCTGGCGGGCATGATCGAGATCGCACGTGCCTTCCAGAAGGGGCCTCGGCCCGAGCGCTCGCTCCTCTTCGCCGCCTGGACCGCCGAGGAGCCGGGCCTGCTCGGCTCGGAGTACTACGGCGCACACCCGCTCCAGCCCCTGGAGACCCTGGTGGCGAACATGACCATGGATGTCCTGCAGACGGCGGGCCCGTCCCGGGATGTGGTGCTGGTCGGCCACGGCCAGAACGATCTGGAGGACGAGCTCGTCAAGGCCGCCGCGCGGCAGGGGCGCACCGTGACGCCCGACGCCAGGCCCGAGCGGGGCCTGTTCTATCGCGCCGACCACTTCTCACTGGCTCGACGCGGTGTGCCAGTGTTGCTGCTCATGGGACTGGGCGGGGGGCATGACCTGGTGAATGGAGGCAGGGAGGCTGGCGACCGGTGGGTCGCCGAATACACCGCTCGCTGCTACCACCAGCCCTGCGACGCGTGGAGCGCCGACTGGGATCTGCGCGGTGCCGCCCAGGATGTGCAGCTGCTCCATGAGATCGGCCGCGAGCTGGCCTCGTCGAGCCGCTGGCCGGAGTGGAAGCCGGGCTCCGAGTTCGACGCGGTGCGCGACCGCTCGGCTGCCTCGCGGAAGTGA
- a CDS encoding acetylserotonin O-methyltransferase, whose protein sequence is MTQPTQPIQPPAPTGVTTQVIQEQFSPTLPPHFLLANTVSGALLLSKHVWLSAELGIADHLAQGPRHIDELAAATATHAGSLYRVLRALASMGIFAMDEKQVFRNNPLSEYLRSDAPNSMRSYVRYFGGPWISEVYSRSIESVKTGKPVHELIDHANVFEVLSKKPELGRLFTEAMTGLAPFPDFALLKSYDFAGVRTLVDVAGGQGTLLAKILQAHPGLQGTLFDLPSVIQQARELGLLKEQERAGRAELVGGSFFEALPPGRDAYLFKQICHNWSDEDVVRMLKVARTAAGGPGKKLLILEMIIDPSPDKGMVSKVTDMIMLVQFGGRERTPQEFGALFEAAGFKLNRTIPTPTPYAIVEGVSV, encoded by the coding sequence ATGACCCAGCCTACCCAGCCGATCCAGCCCCCCGCCCCCACTGGAGTGACGACCCAGGTCATCCAGGAACAGTTCAGCCCTACCCTCCCGCCCCACTTCCTGCTCGCCAATACGGTGAGCGGCGCCCTGCTCCTGAGCAAGCACGTGTGGCTCTCCGCGGAGCTGGGGATCGCCGATCACCTCGCTCAGGGGCCGCGGCACATCGACGAGCTGGCCGCCGCCACGGCAACCCACGCCGGCTCGCTGTACCGGGTGCTCCGCGCGCTCGCATCGATGGGCATCTTCGCCATGGATGAGAAGCAGGTCTTCCGCAACAACCCGCTGTCCGAGTACCTCCGCTCGGATGCGCCCAACTCGATGCGCTCGTATGTGCGGTACTTCGGAGGCCCGTGGATCTCGGAGGTCTACAGCCGCTCGATCGAGTCGGTGAAGACGGGCAAGCCGGTCCACGAGCTCATCGACCATGCGAACGTCTTCGAGGTGCTCTCGAAGAAGCCGGAGCTCGGCAGGCTGTTCACCGAGGCGATGACGGGCCTGGCGCCCTTCCCCGACTTCGCGCTCCTGAAGTCCTATGACTTCGCGGGCGTCCGCACCCTGGTGGACGTGGCGGGAGGCCAGGGCACCCTGCTGGCGAAGATCCTCCAGGCCCATCCAGGGCTCCAGGGCACGCTCTTCGATCTGCCCAGCGTCATCCAGCAGGCACGCGAGCTGGGGCTCCTGAAGGAGCAGGAGCGCGCGGGTCGCGCGGAGCTCGTCGGCGGCAGCTTCTTCGAGGCGCTTCCACCCGGGCGGGACGCGTACCTCTTCAAGCAGATCTGCCACAACTGGTCCGACGAGGACGTGGTCCGGATGCTCAAGGTGGCGCGGACCGCCGCGGGCGGGCCCGGCAAGAAGCTGCTGATCCTCGAGATGATCATCGATCCGTCCCCGGACAAGGGCATGGTGAGCAAGGTGACGGACATGATCATGCTGGTCCAGTTCGGTGGGCGCGAGCGCACGCCTCAGGAGTTCGGCGCGCTCTTCGAGGCGGCCGGCTTCAAGCTGAACCGCACGATCCCGACGCCCACGCCCTACGCCATCGTCGAGGGCGTGTCCGTCTGA